In the genome of Pseudoliparis swirei isolate HS2019 ecotype Mariana Trench chromosome 3, NWPU_hadal_v1, whole genome shotgun sequence, one region contains:
- the styxl1 gene encoding serine/threonine/tyrosine-interacting-like protein 1, which translates to MAEISMSEPFELFNLLNQCSGVSKLAEINYLCLIDARETHDYRMSHIITAKHAKMDSKRTFFLPEAVEVDSMQHVVVYDSNTSTLQEQDRAVQCAQELAKASLCPVHIVTGGFQRFSALYPFLRTEKIIYTIMELENLKAFPVEIIATLLYMGDEKHSVDSSILKDLNVFAVISISESNALESLQENQIIAHVPVADSVVADLFSSFERICSFIDSHINVGSRVLIVSRHGRSRCSAVAIAFLMHHFKYTLEEAWKYVLKCKPNMRPNTGFLQQLSDWELHTTGTKVTEISGPNF; encoded by the exons ATGGCTGAAATCAGCATGTCTGAGCCATTTGAGCTCTTCAATCTCCTCAACCAGTGCAGCGGTGTGTCAAAGCTGGCAGAGATCAACTACCTCTGTTTGATTG ATGCTCGAGAAACCCATGACTACAGAATGAGTCACATCATTACAGCAAAACATGCCAAAATG GATTCAAAGAGGACGTTTTTCTTGCCAGAGGCTGTGGAGGTTGACAGTATGCAGCATGTGGTGGTATATGACAGCAACACAAGCACCTTACAGGAACAAG ACAGAGCGGTTCAATGTGCCCAGGAACTGGCCAAAGCGAGCCTCTGTCCGGTCCACATAGTGACAGGAGGCTTTCAGAGATTCTCGGCTCTGTACCCTTTTTTAAGGACTGAGAAAATCATTTACACCATCATG GAACTGGAAAATCTGAAGGCCTTTCCAGTGGAAATCATCGCAACCCTGCTGTATATGGGCGATGAGAAACACAGCGTGGACTCCAGCATCCTCAAAGACCTGAACGTCTTTGCTGTCATCAGCATCTCGGAGAGTAACGCTCTGGA ATCCTTACAGGAGAACCAGATCATCGCTCACGTCCCTGTGGCGGACTCAGTGGTAGCTGATTTATTTTCAAGTTTTGAAAGGATTTGCAGCTTTATTG ATTCACATATCAACGTGGGCTCTCGTGTGCTGATAGTTTCCAGGCATGGCAGGAGCCGCTGCAGTGCTGTCGCCATTGCCTTTCTCATGCACCACTTCAAATACACACTGGAG GAGGCCTGGAAATACGTGCTCAAATGCAAACCCAACATGAGACCAAACACCGGGTTTTTACAGCAGCTGTCTGACTGGGAGCTTCACACCACGGGAACGAAAGTGACTGAAATCTCTGGACCTAATTTTTAA